One genomic segment of Sminthopsis crassicaudata isolate SCR6 chromosome 4, ASM4859323v1, whole genome shotgun sequence includes these proteins:
- the H3-3A gene encoding histone H3.3, with protein MARTKQTARKSTGGKAPRKQLATKAARKSAPSTGGVKKPHRYRPGTVALREIRRYQKSTELLIRKLPFQRLVREIAQDFKTDLRFQSAAIGALQEASEAYLVGLFEDTNLCAIHAKRVTIMPKDIQLARRIRGERA; from the exons ATGGCTCGTACCAAGCAAACTGCCCGTAAATCCACCGGTGGTAAAGCCCCCAGGAAGCAGCTCGCTACAAAAGCCGCTCGCAAGAGTGCGCCCTCTACTGGAGGGGTCAAGAAACCTCATCGCTACAG GCCGGGTACTGTGGCTCTCCGTGAAATCAGACGTTATCAGAAGTCCACTGAACTTCTGATTCGTAAACTTCCCTTCCAGCGTCTGGTGCGTGAAATTGCTCAGGACTTCAAAACAGATCTGCGCTTCCAGAGTGCAGCAATTGGTGCTTTGCAG GAGGCAAGTGAAGCCTATCTGGTTGGCCTGTTTGAAGACACCAACCTATGTGCTATCCACGCCAAACGTGTCACAATCATGCCAAAAGATATCCAGCTAGCACGCCGCATACGTGGAGAACGTGCTTAA